The genome window GTAGTCACTTGCAAATATAACCCCATTACAATAATTTCTGTTTTTATTAAGAATTTCTTCATCATACCAGAACGATCCTCCGAAAAGTTTCCCTCCTATATTGTAGAAAGAAACCTGAGGAATTATATATTGCAAATCATCAGTATAAACAGGAAGAAATACTCCATCAATAGTTGTAATCTTTAAATTCGTAGAATCAACAAGTGCCGGGATGTCCTTATTAACATGAATCACACCGTCAATAACAGGATTTTCTTCATAAAGATATTTAAATTTTTCATCAGGAACAATAAGAAGCAGAGAATCTTTTACCATCTCCTGCAGTCCTGATTTGCGGATATCGTTAAATTGAGATTTTAAATTTTCCGCCCCATTATAATACCACTGCTCGCTTAATATTTTTGCTCCTGATTCGATGGCACCGGAAATAAATGATTTCTGCATTGATCTTCCATAATCGTCTGCAGGAGTAATTGTCACGAAACGTTTAAGCCCGAGCCCGGAAACAGCATAATTTGCAAGAGCTTTGCCTTTAGTCGCTATGTCGCTGCTCAGCTGGAAAATATAATTACCGATCGAGGCTAATCCGTCTTTTGCAGAAGCGGGAATAAGAAGCGGTACTGACTCTTCCTGGCATACGGCAGCAACTGCAGCAGAAACATTGCTCTCCAGTTCTCCTATAATTGCTGAGACTTCAATATTGCCGCATAGCTCCTGAGCATCTTTTATTGAAGCAATAATATCACTTTTTGAATCTCTGACAACAAGTTCAACTGTTGCTCCATTTGTTTTATTATGTTTATCAATTCCGTATTTGATACCGTTTAATACAGACTGGCCTTCTGAGGATAATTGTCCGGAAAGAGGGAGAATAACACCTATTTTCAAAACACCCTTACCCATTTTATCCGCCTCTTTGTAAAGCTCTTCTATTTGGACAACATAAGAACCTCCTTTGTACGTATCAAGGTAGCGTTGAAGTATCTTTTTTGCGGCCTGATATTGACGGCTGTTAATATATCTTTTACTAAGCTGTATTGTTAATACTGCATTGCTTCTTTCTGTTTTGGTGTTTACTGCAAGTTCCTCCAAATCACTGTCGGAAACATAGTTATGCAATATTTCAAGTGAAAGTTTCGCAGCCTTCCTTCTAAGCTTCTCATCTCCTTTTAAATCAATTAAAGACAAAAGTTTTCCCACAGACTTAGAATATTCTCCTGTCTTAAAATATACATTTGCCTGGCCATATAAAGCATCATCCACATATTCACTTTTCGGATAAGAATACTCCAATTCGGAAAACATACTCAATGCTTTTCTGTATTTGCCGAGTTTGTAGAAAGATTTAGCTTCCATTAAAAGTGTTGACGTTCTTCTGTTGTGTGCAGGATAGATTCTGTCTAAAAGCTGAAACATTTTCAGGGCTTCTTTAAAATTATCTGCTCTGTATTCGGAAATTCCTCTTTTAAAAAGACTGTCAACTGCGCTATTCTGCTGTGCATTAGCTTTTGTTAGAGGAGATATTAAAAGACAGCTCATTAAGAGCAGTCCAAATGTATTTTTCATAACAATTCTCCTTTCGCCTGGCTTACTCAACTGTCACACTCTTTGCAAGATTCCTCGGCTGATCAACATCGCAGCCTTTAAGAACAGCTGTATGATAAGCGAGCAGCTGAAGCGGTATGACTGTTAAAACAGGTGTAAGATAATGGAGAGTTTCCGGAATTTCAACTGTATAATCCACTTTTTCAGACACCCTCTTATCACCTTTTGTTACAATTGCAATAACTTTCCCGCCGCGTGCTTTCACCTCTTCAATATTACTTATTATTTTATCATATATGGAATCCTGAACTGCAATAAAGACTACAGGCATATTTTCGTCAATTAGTGCGATAGGGCCGTGTTTCATCTCTGCAGCAGGATATCCTTCAGCATGAATATACGATATCTCTTTCATCTTTAATGCACCTTCAAGTGCTACAGGATAATTGAGGCCCCTTCCCAGGTAAAGGGCATTGGAATGATTAACAAAATATTCAGCTATTTGTTTAATTTTGCTGTCTTGATTAATCACTTCTTCTATTTTATCCGGAAGCTTTTTAAGAGCATTAACAATTTCAATACCTTCTTCAGCAGAAAGCCTTTTCATCCTTCCAAGGCTCAAAGCAATTAGTGCAAGGGAAATCACCTGTGAAGTAAATGCTTTTGTTGAGGCAACACCTATCTCAGGTCCTGCATGGGAATATACTCCTGCATCACTCTCTCTTGCTATTGTACTTCCGACAACATTACATAATCCGAGAGAAAGAGCCCCTTTTCTTTTAGCTTCTCTCAAAGCAGCAAGAGTATCCAGTGTCTCCCCTGACTGAGTTATAGCAAGAACAGTATCGCCTGATTGCAGTATGGGATCTCTGTACCTGAATTCAGACGCATATTCAACTTCCACAGGCACATTGGCAAGCTGTTCAATAAGATATTCGCCTATCAGTGCAGCGTGCCAGCTTGTGCCGCATCCTGTCAGGATAAATCTTTTACTTTTCCGTAATTTTTCCCAACAGCAATCAAGCCCGCCAAGGCGGGCACTTCCTTCATCCGTTAGAAGTCTTCCCCGCATTGTATCGCGTACAGTCTGGGGCTGCTCATTAATCTCTTTTATCATAAAATGGGGAAAACCGCTTTTTTGAATATGTGTCATATCAAACGGAAGTTTTTCAATACTTCTGACAATTGCATTATCGCTGCTGATGGTACGTATCTGATACCCGTTTCTGTCAATAATTGCAAGTTCATCATCTTCGAGAAAGATAACATCTCTTGTATGCTCCACAATTGCTGTACCGTCAGAGGCCACAAAAGTCTCTCCATTGCCGACACCGAGCACAAGAGGGCTTCCTCTTCTCGCTGCAATCATTTTATCAGGTTCTCTTGTAGATATGACAAGAAGCCCGAACGTCCCTTCCACAAGATGCAGAGCTTTCTGGGTAGCTTTTGCAAGATCGCCGTCATAAAGCATTTCAATAAGATGTGCAAGAACTTCAGTATCGGTATCTGTCTTAAAAACGTGCCCTTTTTCTTCAAGGCTTTTTTTAAGTTGTGAAAAATTTTCAACAATTCCGTTATGCACCAGAGTTATTGTTCCTGTACAGTCAGTATGTGGATGAGCATTGAGTGTTGAGGGCGCTCCATGTGTCGCCCATCTTGTATGTGCAATCCCGATACTTCCTTCAGGAGTTTCATTGCCTATCTCTTTTTCCAGCTCTTTGATTTTGCCCTGTTTTTTTCTGAGCCACAATTCATTATTACTTATAACTGCAATACCTGCAGAATCATACCCCCTGTACTCAAGCCGTTTCAATCCGTTTAACAATACCGGGAGTATCTGTTTATTGCCGATGTAGCCTACAATTCCACACATAAAATTAATCCTTATTTTTAAAAACTGTTATTCCCACTCAATTGTACTTGGAGGTTTTGAACTAATATCAT of bacterium contains these proteins:
- a CDS encoding penicillin-binding protein activator; translation: MKNTFGLLLMSCLLISPLTKANAQQNSAVDSLFKRGISEYRADNFKEALKMFQLLDRIYPAHNRRTSTLLMEAKSFYKLGKYRKALSMFSELEYSYPKSEYVDDALYGQANVYFKTGEYSKSVGKLLSLIDLKGDEKLRRKAAKLSLEILHNYVSDSDLEELAVNTKTERSNAVLTIQLSKRYINSRQYQAAKKILQRYLDTYKGGSYVVQIEELYKEADKMGKGVLKIGVILPLSGQLSSEGQSVLNGIKYGIDKHNKTNGATVELVVRDSKSDIIASIKDAQELCGNIEVSAIIGELESNVSAAVAAVCQEESVPLLIPASAKDGLASIGNYIFQLSSDIATKGKALANYAVSGLGLKRFVTITPADDYGRSMQKSFISGAIESGAKILSEQWYYNGAENLKSQFNDIRKSGLQEMVKDSLLLIVPDEKFKYLYEENPVIDGVIHVNKDIPALVDSTNLKITTIDGVFLPVYTDDLQYIIPQVSFYNIGGKLFGGSFWYDEEILNKNRNYCNGVIFASDYFSEASNYKFYKFRDSFRLKYHKTPGRLEILGYDSITMLLGVAGDFAERRSAIRDKLAKIKGFEGIGGYISFSKNRVNTFVHILQYRDGKIYRIK
- the glmS gene encoding glutamine--fructose-6-phosphate transaminase (isomerizing) yields the protein MCGIVGYIGNKQILPVLLNGLKRLEYRGYDSAGIAVISNNELWLRKKQGKIKELEKEIGNETPEGSIGIAHTRWATHGAPSTLNAHPHTDCTGTITLVHNGIVENFSQLKKSLEEKGHVFKTDTDTEVLAHLIEMLYDGDLAKATQKALHLVEGTFGLLVISTREPDKMIAARRGSPLVLGVGNGETFVASDGTAIVEHTRDVIFLEDDELAIIDRNGYQIRTISSDNAIVRSIEKLPFDMTHIQKSGFPHFMIKEINEQPQTVRDTMRGRLLTDEGSARLGGLDCCWEKLRKSKRFILTGCGTSWHAALIGEYLIEQLANVPVEVEYASEFRYRDPILQSGDTVLAITQSGETLDTLAALREAKRKGALSLGLCNVVGSTIARESDAGVYSHAGPEIGVASTKAFTSQVISLALIALSLGRMKRLSAEEGIEIVNALKKLPDKIEEVINQDSKIKQIAEYFVNHSNALYLGRGLNYPVALEGALKMKEISYIHAEGYPAAEMKHGPIALIDENMPVVFIAVQDSIYDKIISNIEEVKARGGKVIAIVTKGDKRVSEKVDYTVEIPETLHYLTPVLTVIPLQLLAYHTAVLKGCDVDQPRNLAKSVTVE